The Punica granatum isolate Tunisia-2019 chromosome 4, ASM765513v2, whole genome shotgun sequence sequence AATCACAAACATCGGCTTTAGTATTGATGAGAATTTATCTCTAGCCTGCTTTATAATATATACGTTTTCTTATTTGTATTTCCCCAATGAAAATTCGGAAATTGATCTGAAAAGTATTTTCACATTTAAACTTTTTAATGATAGTTATAGAAAAAATCGCCTACAAGATCATGAAAATGCCTTCATGATGTTGGTAACTGCTTCTACAGACAGAGGAAGAAGGATTTGATCATCAGGTTGGAACCATGCCATCAGTTCCTGCTCCAGAGACGGTAATCGAAATGCAATTTTTTCTATTCCTGTATAATATCTATTTGTTTTCTGCTTTCTGTACTGAACTGAAATATTTCTCAGCTTCTATCAATGGAACAATTACGTGAAAGGCGTCTTATTGATCCTCGCCTACCAAGGTAAGATTTCAAGTACTCTAATAAATAACAGCTGCTCGCTGCTTCTCTAATAGAAGAGGGTGGAATTCTTAATTTGTGCTTCACTCATAATGTAATCTGCAGTCCTGGGATTTTATGAACTGTGTTTATCAACTATATTTTGTGGCCGAACTACTTCCGTTTAATAATTCTATCTGCTCATTCTTTCAGGAGTTACCGAAACAAAGTGGCCACAACTAAATTCATCCCTTGGCCCATAGAAATACGATTTTGTGAGCCTAGCAATGCCACAAATCAGACTGAGACCCCTCCAAGGTTGGGTTTTCTACTTTCTAATATAGACTTTCCAGCAGCTATATGTAGgaatccttttatttttgtggAAGTACATGCACATCTATATCCTTTGCCTGAATAGTTTCCCCAATGAATTTGCAGTGTAAGGTATTGGTTCAGagcaaaaggaaaattatCAGATGACCAAGCTTTACACAGGTAAGTAACTGGCTGAGCTTCCCCGTTCTTGGGTGGTCTTACATTATTAATCATGCTGAAGTGGCTTTCTAGTTGCTTTCTGTTTGTTCATCAGAATATTGGATAGGATTTTGTGATGTCTTAGAGGAGAAAGGTTTGAAGGATCATTGTGCTTTTGTAGATGTGTGGTTGCATTTGCATCAGATTTGATATTCCTGGGCACGAGCCTGAACCCTCATCGCAGAAAAGGCTTAAAGACATATTGTGTCAGCCTTGACCATTCGTGAGTATTTGCTCGTCTCTTTTCTGCACCAAAATCTCTACAGAAGTAACAACCATGAAAGAAGCTTTACCTAATCAAACATTATTTGAGTTTGGTATGATGTCGCTTCATCCTATAATTTTAGGTGTTTTTCCATTCTCTTCTAGCGATAATGAAATTTAGATAGTGGAAACTAAACCGCCTTCTCCAATTGTGTTGTCTACCTTTTTCTGTCAGGATGTGGTTCCACCGGCCCCTACGAGCTGATGACTGGATTTTGTTTGATGTAAGTTTATGAAAATGGCCCTAAAAATCTCATCACGCATGTGGGAAACCTAACAGATTAGTACTGCTTCTGCAGATTCTAACCCCAACTGCACACAATGCACGTGGCTTTGTATCGGGTCAAATGTTCAACAGGAACGGAGAGGTAATGGTGTTGTATGATTTTgacgttttatttatttcaacttATCCAGTCCATAGTATTGCTCTGAATCGATGGAATTGCTCTGAATCGACGGACATTGTGGGTCTGTTGCAGCTTCTTGTAACATTATGTCAGGAGGGCTTAATTAGGGAGGCGAAAACATCAAATCCACCATCCAGATCGAAGCTCTGATCCCCATCCAGATGGAAGCTCGGATTCGGGATGCACTGGGACCTCACCTATTCTGCATATTAGGGGAAAAAGGTTATTGTTATATAATCTTGAGTGATCTTTTtaaatgtatatgtatacGTGACAAATTACTTCTCTCTAGGCTTAAGATTATTTTCTTGGCCAGTCGGCTTCAAATTAGTGGGTGAACGAATAAATTTAGATCCCAATCGTTGTTTGAGATCTTCCATTTGACCCTTAATCGTACAAGAGTTCTTAGTCTGCATCCTCGCTATCAGCTTCGCGGACCGTCTTCCTCGTTAATACCTATAAAACTGAAATCCATGCACTTGAAATCTTTTTCAAATGTGCGAAAAATCATTCGTGCTAGTGCGAAAAAGAACAAGCAACGGATCAATAATGAATAATCCCAACGATGGTTGATTTGTTGTCCTAATGAACTCCGAGGGATGTATTTACAGACTATCGTGGGCCTCAGGAAAAGCCCGAAGATATCAGTACATACTAAGGCTAGTCTTGGCCCAAACTGCACGGTCACGCCCATGCTGACATCCAGAATCGGCCCACTTCATCTAATTACAATCTTACCCTCTCACCTTCGTTCAATTTTCGATCCCGAGCTCGTGAACGTTTCGTTCACTTCACCCTCTTCCTCaatccttccttccttccatGCCGTTCGTGTTCTCTTTGATCGGAACCGAGGAGGACTGATCGGAGCGATTCAATCATCTTGAACAAGTCAAGGTAGCTCAATTTCAGGTATTGTTTCGTCCTCCTCGTCTCCAATATCCATTTTGATTTCCCTTCCCATCTGATGCTAATCTATCGTCCGCGATTCTCCATTTCTCTGATTTTGGATCTTTGCTGCAACTGTTTGTCAGTAATGCGCTTTTGAATTCTCTGTTGCTTGATCTCGTTGTCGTGATCTGTTCGTTTTGCCGAGGAATTGTTGGAAAATGATCAACAATTAGGAGCTTTTTTGTTGGTGTTTGTTCAGTGATGCTAATCTCAATCATTTCAGTAGAATATGATTGGTTTCCGACcaagaatatatttatatatgggATGAACTATATCATCCTAGGACTTGCTCGCACATTTAGGTTTTCTTGCCCCAAAAGAATTGCTGATatgatcaaaattttttactgGTAATTCAGATTGAAGTGAGGCCGGTAAATGCAGCATATGTGTGTTGTTAACTGGATTATCATTACATGATTTCACATGCTTTATTGGCAAAATGCATACATGAAAGGGTCAACCTTAAAGAGTTTTCGTCGCGGTGTGCTGAAAGTGATTTTCTGCACGCAATGCATGCTCTTATATGAAAATGATTTCCTTGAGACCACCACCGGAGGTCAGaacttatatgataagtacCGTTTAGATAACATTCGAGCGGCAGCGATGCTTTTGGATTGTGTgaagatgttggtttaatgaATAAATAGACTTCTCCTGCACCTATTTACCAGTCCTTGACAGATGCTATGCAATGGAGCATCAGCAGAGTGGTTCGTCTGAAGGTACAAGTGAAATGGGACGGACTCAAACACCTTTGATTTGTGGACTACCGGATGATATCGCCCTTTCCTGCTTGGCAAGAATACCCAGGAAGTACCATGCAGCACTCAGATGCGTTTCAAAGAAATGGAGAGACTTAGTGGGCAGCGAAGAATGGTATTCCTATCGCAGGAAGCATAACTTGGATGAGACGTGGATCTATGCCTTGTGCCAAGACAAGTGTGACCAAATTCATTGTTACGTGTTGGACCCAAGTTCATCGAGAAAGTCTTGGAAGCTCATTCAGGGTATTCCGCCTCGCATCTTGAAGAGGAAAGGCATGGGCATTGAAGTCCTGGGTAAGAAGATTTACTTGCTGGGAGGTTGCGGCTGGTGCGAGGATGCCTCTGATGAAGTCTATTGCTATGATGCTTCAACTAATTGTTGGAGTCAAGCAGCATCTCTGTCCATTGCCAGGTAATGCATCTTTTGTTTCCGGAAGCCCGCATATGTTGATTCCTTCACTTTATTGCTTCTCTTGCCTTTTTGTGTCCGGAAGCCTGCATATTTCAATTCCATTACTAGGTTATTAAGGCGTGATTTGCAAAATTTTCAGGTGCTACTTTGCTTGTGAAGTATTGGACAACAAAATTTATGCCATTGGCGGGTTAGGTTCAAATCTGAGTGACCCTAACTCGTGGGACACCTATGATAGTCACACAAACAGCTGGAAATCTCACTCAGATCCCAACCTGGTCCCCGAGATTGAAGATTCCGTTGTATTTGATGGGAAAATATACATCCGATGCGGTGCTTCTTCCATATCGTCTCATGTATATGCAATAGTGTACGGACCATTGAATGGGTCATGGCAGCATGCTGATGCAGTCATGGCATCGGGTTGGCAGGGCCCAGCGGTTGTCATAGATGGAAGGCTTTATGTGTTAGATCAGAGCTCAGGGACCAGGCTGATGATGTGGAGGAAGGAGAGCAAGGAGTGGGTGGTTGTAAAAAGGTTGTGTCAGTTCCTCACGCAGCCTCCCTGTCGGCTTGTAGCTGTGGGGAAGAGGATCTTCGTGATAGGGAAGGGACTGAGCACGGTGATGTTCGACGTCGACGAGAACATGAATATCGGGGGGATGATGGTCGGCTCTTCTATATCAAAGCTGACTTCGCCTGACTGTGATGTAATAAGCTGTAAACTTATTACCCTCTAGATATGATTCCTGTGTCACTCTTATCTAATTCTTGCGCACTGAAATGGAGTTGTGAGCCTATGTTGTAATGTATATGATGATCGTTTGAACTTGGGACATGGATTTATCCTTCTTGTTCATAAAAATGTACTGTGGAGAAAACAAATGAAGTTGAATTCTCTTACGGCTGTAATTCCTTTTTGATTAAGCAGAATCCAatcaaattattattcttcttGGATAAAGAAGGCGAGTGAAATTGCTGTGTGAATCATCAGACATCAAATTGCACTTATCCGTTCTCTTCAAAAAGACACGCACCGTACAAAGGTTTCGAGAACTTTGCTTAAGCAATTGGGTCTTCCTAACAGTTTCTTCAACCCAGTCAAGATCCTTGAAACTGGAGCTTCTGGGCCCTGAGCTGATCGGGCCTGGTTTCAGTGACCAAGGACGCCATTTCCTTTGCTGATCTTCGTCGAGCTAAAGATTCCATGACAAAAGCCAGCGGCCTCGG is a genomic window containing:
- the LOC116204296 gene encoding F-box/kelch-repeat protein SKIP4; translated protein: MEHQQSGSSEGTSEMGRTQTPLICGLPDDIALSCLARIPRKYHAALRCVSKKWRDLVGSEEWYSYRRKHNLDETWIYALCQDKCDQIHCYVLDPSSSRKSWKLIQGIPPRILKRKGMGIEVLGKKIYLLGGCGWCEDASDEVYCYDASTNCWSQAASLSIARCYFACEVLDNKIYAIGGLGSNLSDPNSWDTYDSHTNSWKSHSDPNLVPEIEDSVVFDGKIYIRCGASSISSHVYAIVYGPLNGSWQHADAVMASGWQGPAVVIDGRLYVLDQSSGTRLMMWRKESKEWVVVKRLCQFLTQPPCRLVAVGKRIFVIGKGLSTVMFDVDENMNIGGMMVGSSISKLTSPDCDVISCKLITL